In Pungitius pungitius chromosome 2, fPunPun2.1, whole genome shotgun sequence, a single window of DNA contains:
- the emx3 gene encoding empty spiracles homeobox 3, with translation MFHHSSGKKCFTIESLVGKDASSRGPGSTGGTGSGDEPIRPTALRFPESLHPAASGVFGSCFQGSGGRTLYSTGPDVVLQEPGTHSHGGLPLHPLQLPPQGFFSPQHREALGFYPWVLRSRYLGHRFQGEDSNPENLLLHGPFSRKPKRIRTAFSPSQLLRLERAFEKNHYVVGAERKQLASALCLTETQVKVWFQNRRTKHKRQKLEEESPEAQQKRKGSQHINRWRAATQQPGGGGGEDVDVLSED, from the exons ATGTTCCACCACAGCAGCGGCAAGAAGTGCTTCACCATCGAGTCCCTGGTCGGGAAGGACGCGAGCAGCCGCGGCCCCGGAAGCACCGGAGGCACCGGCTCAGGGGATGAACCCATCCGGCCCACGGCGCTCCGGTTCCCGGAGTCCCTGCACCCCGCCGCCTCCGGGGTGTTCGGCTCCTGCTTCCAGGGGAGCGGCGGGAGGACTTTGTACTCCACCGGGCCAGACGTGGTGCTCCAGGAGCCCGGAACGCACAGCCACGGCGGCCTGCCGCTGCACCCGCTGCAGCTCCCCCCGCAGGGCTTCTTCAGCCCGCAGCACCGCGAGGCGCTGGGCTTCTACCCGTGGGTGCTGCGCAGCCGGTACCTGGGCCACCGCTTCCAAG GGGAAGACAGCAATCCCGAGAACCTGCTGCTCCACGGCCCGTTCTCCAGGAAACCCAAGCGGATCCGGACGGCCTTCTCGCCGTCCCAGCTGCTCCGACTGGAGCGAGCCTTCGAGAAGAACCACTACGTGGTCGGAGCGGAGAGGAAGCAGCTGGCCAGCGCGCTGTGTTTGACAGAGACGCAG gtgAAGGTCTGGTTCCAGAATCGCAGGACGAAGCACAAGCGTCAGAAGTTGGAGGAGGAATCTCCCGAAGCGCAGCagaagaggaagggaagccagCACATCAACCGCTGGAGAGCAGCCACACAGcagccggggggaggggggggggaggacgtgGACGTCCTCAGTGAGGACtag
- the ccdc69 gene encoding coiled-coil domain-containing protein 69 → MGCSHSKKKSKGKKGEKNQKDKGGRDEGGSSSAGKHPSGEPDFCLQKQLERFEWQLRILRAANGNPERAELLKDHAEEEVCALVLSLLDKVKTETTADLNVFHEQKSQSCTEEHRRNVEELQKKHEQERTEVTEKFQATENALKDEVQQLTADLQVYNKLKRRVEGSTFKKDLQRNIQAHGSPGAFWESEQESLLFVIEMKSECVQEQRRKLQQMDALVETNLSLEDQIVHILQQNEDLKVRIDNGQTLIQQLSKEQHDLKVVLERQSLLNQKLSQEKEQLMFKLRHRDSCPTIHLPAMMQEIAPR, encoded by the exons ATGGGCTGCAGCCACAGCAAG AAGAAAAGCAAAGGCAAGAAGGGAGAGAAGAACCAGAAGGACAAGGGAGGCCGAGATGAAGGAG GGTCGTCCTCTGCAGGTAAACATCCGTCAGGTGAGCCAGACTTCTGTCTGCAGAAGCAGCTCGAGCGCTTTGAGTGGCAGCTCAGAATCCTAAGAGCGGCCAATGGGAATCCGGAGAGGGCGGAGCTTTTGAAGGACCAcgctgaggaggaggtgtgCGCCCTCGTCCTGAGCCTCCTTGACAAG gtGAAAACTGAGACGACGGCCGATTTGAACGTTTTCCACGAACAGAAAAGTCAATCTTGCACTGAAGAACATCGGAGGAACGTGGAAG AGCTGCAAAAGAAACACGAACAGGAGAGAACTGAAGTTACTGAAAAGTTCCAGGCGACTGAAAACGCCCTCAAg gaTGAAGTGCAGCAGCTGACCGCTGATCTGCAGGTTTACAACAAGCTGAAGAGGAGGGTGGAAGGCTCCACGTTTAAGAAGGACCTGCAGAGGAACATCCAG GCTCATGGCAGCccaggtgcattctgggagtcGGAGCAGGAGTCTCTGCTGTTTGTGATCGAGATGAAGAGTGAGTGCGtgcaggagcagaggaggaagctgcagcagaTGGACGCTCTG GTGGAGACTAATCTGTCTTTAGAGGATCAGATCGTCCACATCCTGCAGCAGAACGAGGATCTGAAGGTCCGGATAGACAACGGCCAGACTCTGATCCA GCAACTATCGAAAGAGCAGCACGACCTGAAGGTGGTGCTGGAGAGGCAGTCCTTGCTCAACCAGAAGCTTTCTCAGGAAAAAGAGCAGCTGATGTTCAAACTGAGACACAGAGACTCGTGTCCCACCATCCACCTGCCGGCCATGATGCAGGAGATCGCCCCCAGGTGA